A DNA window from Azotosporobacter soli contains the following coding sequences:
- a CDS encoding DUF6803 family protein, producing MNMTHYMELLATNQPWNLIIYMLIPVALAEALVATEFFVVFKRQTSGSLRNWNKGLGIVLGFYFLGVFLYLLTTTVPFIEWRGSADIIAVGSYLSGVIPLFSIALLEMGLLAKGQSAEDKMKLHFLLLTLFLIVAHVAMVFGMVDPRILGWTPGAPMHHPM from the coding sequence ATGAACATGACCCACTACATGGAACTACTGGCCACAAACCAACCCTGGAATCTGATTATCTATATGCTGATCCCCGTGGCCTTGGCAGAAGCGCTGGTCGCAACCGAATTCTTCGTCGTATTCAAGCGTCAAACAAGCGGATCCTTGCGCAATTGGAACAAAGGACTCGGTATCGTACTCGGCTTTTACTTTCTCGGCGTTTTCCTCTACCTGCTCACAACAACGGTTCCGTTTATTGAGTGGCGCGGCAGCGCAGACATAATCGCGGTCGGCTCCTACTTAAGCGGCGTAATCCCACTTTTTTCGATTGCGTTATTGGAAATGGGCTTGCTTGCAAAGGGGCAATCCGCTGAAGACAAAATGAAACTGCACTTTTTGCTGCTGACCTTGTTCCTGATCGTCGCACATGTCGCAATGGTGTTCGGCATGGTCGACCCTCGCATTTTAGGCTGGACGCCAGGCGCACCGATGCATCATCCGATGTAA